The Aureispira anguillae genome contains a region encoding:
- a CDS encoding T9SS type A sorting domain-containing protein, translating to MKLFLLFILLTSSVITWSQNSLNLEHSYTGENFSMRAVYPTFGEKYSMIEEATGMLNIYNADHSLWKTITLPVPVGATDYHLFWVTEEVVNPDSLFEIAYRYKPSASSSFACRLVNEQGTILLDLPATSQIYLNRIGGLQDKILVLDSAGTDVYDLPGLTLEHEFLVNQGVKRINFEYDGEKYYYADRDTSLLYIYNDNFSLWKQINIPRPAGAVSNSIRHISQSKINADSLIEISASFVNPVLMEVNSRIFNDAGVVLLDYQDGRYLYLDELNGSSSKLIGYRLSDSADVFSVPSLTLEQSYPKRVKRIHLALSGEKYYYYDGAVVHLKNSDHSAWKTVQIGPLLASGSNIEHISETKIFSDSLLEIGYTWWRNMPGNQQEYRSFIINEHGTVFLEERNCYRTYISEIDSLETKVITTLNKPKCCFDKVYEIVNNTAINVIANKTQSIHIYPNPVSEHLMIENPIEEPLTLQLMTTNGKLIQTLTIKDKVHEVDVSMLPNGIYFLSGHSDKFNFNQKIVVY from the coding sequence ATGAAACTATTCCTTCTTTTTATTCTCTTGACTAGTAGTGTAATTACTTGGTCGCAAAATAGCCTTAATTTAGAACACAGTTATACTGGAGAAAATTTTAGCATGCGAGCGGTTTATCCAACCTTTGGCGAAAAATACTCTATGATAGAGGAGGCAACGGGCATGCTTAATATTTACAATGCCGACCATAGCTTATGGAAAACGATAACATTGCCTGTACCAGTAGGAGCAACCGATTATCATTTATTTTGGGTGACAGAGGAGGTGGTAAATCCAGATTCTTTATTTGAAATTGCCTACCGTTATAAACCATCAGCAAGTTCGTCGTTTGCTTGCCGTTTGGTGAATGAGCAAGGCACTATTTTATTAGATTTGCCTGCAACAAGTCAAATTTACCTGAATCGGATAGGTGGTTTACAAGATAAAATTCTTGTTTTAGATTCTGCGGGGACAGATGTTTATGATTTGCCTGGACTGACACTTGAACATGAATTTTTGGTGAATCAGGGAGTAAAACGAATAAATTTTGAGTATGATGGTGAAAAATATTACTACGCAGATAGAGATACATCATTGCTTTATATTTATAATGACAATTTTTCGCTTTGGAAACAGATCAATATCCCTAGACCAGCGGGAGCAGTTTCTAATAGCATACGTCATATTTCACAAAGCAAGATTAATGCAGATAGTTTGATAGAAATATCTGCTTCTTTTGTAAATCCTGTGCTCATGGAAGTAAACAGTCGAATATTTAATGATGCAGGTGTTGTTTTGTTAGATTATCAGGATGGACGCTATCTTTATTTGGATGAATTGAATGGATCTAGTAGTAAGCTTATTGGGTATAGATTGTCCGATAGTGCAGATGTATTTTCTGTACCTAGTTTGACCCTAGAACAATCTTATCCCAAACGTGTCAAAAGAATTCATTTAGCCTTATCGGGGGAGAAATATTATTACTACGATGGAGCGGTGGTGCATCTTAAAAATAGTGACCATAGCGCATGGAAAACAGTACAAATTGGTCCTTTACTAGCCAGTGGTTCTAATATAGAACACATTTCTGAGACTAAAATTTTTAGTGATTCTTTGCTCGAAATTGGCTATACTTGGTGGCGAAATATGCCTGGCAACCAACAAGAGTATAGATCCTTTATCATCAATGAGCATGGAACTGTTTTTTTAGAGGAAAGGAATTGTTATAGAACCTACATTAGTGAAATAGATAGCTTGGAAACGAAAGTTATTACGACCCTAAACAAACCAAAATGTTGTTTTGATAAAGTATATGAAATTGTAAACAATACCGCCATAAATGTCATAGCCAACAAGACGCAGTCTATTCATATTTATCCGAATCCTGTATCGGAACATTTGATGATAGAAAACCCTATAGAAGAGCCATTAACGCTTCAATTAATGACCACCAATGGCAAGTTGATTCAAACGCTAACAATTAAAGATAAAGTACATGAAGTTGATGTTTCAATGCTGCCAAACGGGATTTATTTTTTATCAGGACATTCTGACAAATTTAATTTTAATCAAAAAATAGTAGTTTACTAG
- a CDS encoding T9SS-dependent M36 family metallopeptidase yields the protein MKVLQIIIAYLLGCSSLWAQNSTKIIQDFLNEHQKELGLTQNDISNWTITSQHQSQQSGASYTYIRQSYNGIDLSNGTANFAIKAGKVVSMGNRLVDHIAKKIQYTTPSIKPNQAIKLAAKALNLPSPVALKVIDAQDHKHFIYNKGGISLENIPVKLSYFARSTQAIHLAWELSIYEQNAQHWWSVLIDAQTGALLHKNDWVTHCRFDGSPFAKCKLPHTNSPNSYNEKPNKTLAPDQYTVFALPLESAAHGVRSVVTNPADPIASPYGWHDTNGANGAEYTITRGNNVYAYEDTSNTNSPGYSPDGGANLEFNFPFNNAAQPPSYIDAAVTNLFYMNNAMHDIWYRYGFDEASGNFQANNYGNGGQGGDYVRAETQDGSGTNNANFATPNDGNRPRMQMYVWPFSSSIGHFLTVNAPSNITGTYLASTASFGPSLPPVPVTGNLVLLEDVTAPIHDGCDSIINANQLNGKIVLIDQGTCGFTDKIQAAQNAGALAVIIANNMGFLFVMGGTSSSINIPSIMILPADANALKAELLTGNVSVSIDNAGISNKDSDLDNGIIAHEYGHGISNRLTGGANNSNCLHNAEQMGEGWSDWFGLMLTIEPGDQGTDVRGIGTYVKGQPNTGDGIRPAPYSTDWAVNGYTYANSNNVSAISQPHGVGFIFATALWDLTWALIDAYGGVPDPDLYNGTGGNNIAMNLVIEGLKLQPCNPGMIDGRDAILQADQLLYNGAHECLIWEVFAKRGFGYSASQGSSASRSDQVEAFDLSPVCLIPSAPPVAAFTPSALNSCVSSIQFTDSSYMTPHQWFWDFGDGVSSTQQNPTHAYQTDGNYTVTLIVSNPLGSDTTSQQITIALPPPPVAISTEICAGDSALLVATGSGTIQWKNVANHVIQQGDTLWIPNLGTQHTYYAENITGAPHQFIGALDSTIGNGGFTNAYGALNFRADQALELVSTWVYANGAGNRTFFLASGTNTTGTTPNNIVDDATVYLVDGFQQVNLNLMVPDSGFYNLGGENLHLYRNTTGANYPYTSPNLMSINSSSSTTAPNTTYYYFYNLEVREPRCVSAQDTAYATPVLSYFTYTNTNNTFTFSDGSAGATSWHWSFGDGSFSTLPNPTHTYADGNPYTVTLTINGGTCSSTQVINDIVGINTPNDATIPMITLSPNPSKNWANILLNKASAHDLTVQVSGIDGRVLQTATLERGTTQFTLNLEQLPSAMYIVRIQGLNFTEIRKLVVE from the coding sequence ATGAAAGTACTACAAATTATTATAGCCTATCTATTAGGCTGCAGTTCCCTTTGGGCGCAAAATTCAACCAAAATCATTCAAGATTTTTTAAATGAACACCAGAAAGAACTGGGCTTGACTCAAAATGACATTAGTAATTGGACCATTACTAGTCAACATCAATCTCAACAAAGTGGGGCTAGCTATACTTATATTCGACAATCTTACAATGGAATTGATTTAAGCAATGGAACTGCCAACTTTGCGATCAAAGCAGGAAAAGTAGTTAGCATGGGAAATCGACTGGTAGATCATATTGCTAAAAAGATACAATACACCACTCCTTCTATCAAACCCAATCAAGCCATTAAATTGGCCGCAAAGGCATTAAATCTGCCTTCTCCAGTAGCGCTTAAGGTTATTGACGCACAGGATCACAAGCACTTTATCTATAATAAAGGTGGAATTTCCTTAGAAAACATCCCCGTAAAACTAAGTTATTTTGCTCGTTCAACACAAGCCATTCATCTGGCTTGGGAACTATCCATTTATGAGCAAAATGCCCAACATTGGTGGTCGGTTTTAATTGATGCTCAAACAGGAGCATTGCTCCACAAAAACGACTGGGTAACGCATTGTCGTTTTGATGGCTCCCCCTTTGCCAAATGCAAACTCCCACATACAAATTCGCCCAACTCCTATAACGAAAAACCCAATAAGACCTTAGCTCCTGACCAGTACACGGTATTTGCTCTGCCGCTAGAAAGTGCAGCACATGGCGTTCGGTCAGTGGTTACCAATCCTGCTGATCCCATAGCTTCGCCTTATGGTTGGCACGACACCAATGGAGCCAATGGCGCCGAATATACCATTACCAGAGGCAACAACGTTTATGCCTATGAAGATACTTCTAATACCAATAGCCCAGGTTATAGCCCTGATGGCGGTGCTAATCTAGAATTTAATTTCCCATTTAACAATGCTGCTCAGCCCCCTAGTTATATCGATGCTGCGGTTACCAATTTGTTTTACATGAACAACGCTATGCACGACATTTGGTATCGCTATGGTTTTGACGAAGCCAGTGGTAATTTTCAAGCCAATAACTACGGCAATGGCGGACAAGGAGGGGATTATGTCCGAGCAGAAACTCAAGATGGTAGCGGCACCAATAATGCTAACTTTGCTACTCCTAATGATGGGAATCGCCCTAGAATGCAAATGTACGTTTGGCCATTTAGTAGTAGCATTGGGCATTTTTTAACGGTTAATGCTCCTTCTAATATCACAGGAACCTATTTAGCATCCACTGCTTCTTTTGGTCCTAGCCTTCCTCCTGTTCCAGTTACAGGTAATCTTGTATTGCTCGAAGACGTTACTGCTCCAATCCATGATGGTTGCGACAGTATTATTAATGCGAATCAACTCAATGGTAAAATTGTTTTAATTGATCAAGGCACTTGTGGTTTTACCGATAAAATTCAAGCGGCACAAAATGCAGGAGCGTTGGCTGTTATCATTGCTAACAATATGGGCTTTCTATTTGTAATGGGTGGAACGAGTAGTAGCATTAATATCCCTTCTATTATGATTTTACCCGCAGATGCCAATGCACTGAAAGCAGAACTATTGACAGGAAATGTATCGGTCTCTATTGATAATGCTGGTATTAGTAACAAGGATAGTGATTTGGACAATGGTATCATTGCACACGAATATGGCCATGGCATTTCTAACCGTTTAACAGGTGGTGCCAACAATTCTAATTGTTTGCACAATGCGGAACAAATGGGAGAAGGTTGGAGCGATTGGTTTGGGTTGATGCTCACCATTGAACCAGGAGATCAAGGAACAGATGTACGAGGTATTGGTACTTATGTCAAAGGACAACCCAATACAGGAGATGGAATTCGACCAGCTCCTTATTCAACCGATTGGGCGGTAAATGGCTATACTTATGCCAACTCTAATAATGTTTCTGCCATCTCCCAGCCTCATGGTGTTGGTTTTATTTTTGCAACAGCCCTTTGGGATTTAACCTGGGCTTTGATTGATGCCTATGGTGGCGTTCCTGATCCTGATTTATACAATGGCACAGGGGGAAATAACATAGCAATGAATTTGGTCATTGAAGGATTAAAGTTGCAACCTTGCAATCCTGGTATGATTGATGGTCGTGATGCCATCTTACAAGCCGATCAATTATTGTACAATGGAGCCCATGAGTGTTTAATTTGGGAAGTCTTTGCCAAACGTGGTTTTGGTTACAGTGCTAGTCAAGGTAGCTCTGCTAGTCGCAGCGATCAAGTAGAAGCCTTTGATCTTTCTCCTGTTTGCTTAATTCCTTCTGCCCCACCTGTTGCAGCATTTACGCCTAGCGCTCTCAATAGCTGTGTCTCTAGCATCCAATTTACGGATTCTAGCTACATGACGCCCCACCAATGGTTTTGGGATTTTGGAGATGGAGTTAGTTCTACCCAACAAAATCCTACCCATGCTTACCAAACTGATGGCAATTATACCGTAACATTAATTGTTAGCAATCCACTAGGAAGCGATACGACTAGTCAGCAAATTACAATAGCCCTTCCTCCTCCTCCTGTTGCAATTAGTACTGAAATTTGTGCTGGTGATTCTGCTCTCCTAGTAGCTACGGGTAGTGGTACCATTCAGTGGAAAAATGTGGCCAACCATGTTATACAGCAGGGAGATACGCTTTGGATTCCCAATCTTGGAACGCAGCATACTTATTATGCTGAAAACATAACAGGAGCCCCACATCAATTCATTGGTGCACTTGATTCGACCATCGGGAATGGTGGCTTTACCAATGCCTATGGAGCACTTAACTTTAGAGCAGATCAGGCTTTAGAATTAGTTTCTACTTGGGTTTATGCCAATGGTGCTGGCAACCGAACGTTCTTTTTAGCAAGTGGAACCAATACAACTGGAACTACTCCCAATAATATTGTTGATGATGCAACTGTTTATTTGGTAGATGGTTTTCAGCAGGTAAATCTTAATCTTATGGTGCCAGATAGTGGTTTCTATAACTTAGGAGGTGAAAACCTTCATTTGTATCGCAATACAACAGGTGCCAATTATCCTTATACTAGTCCTAACTTAATGTCTATTAATAGTTCATCTTCCACAACAGCACCCAATACCACTTATTATTATTTTTATAATTTAGAAGTTCGAGAACCACGTTGTGTTTCTGCTCAAGATACAGCTTACGCAACGCCTGTGCTAAGTTATTTTACTTATACCAACACCAACAATACCTTTACCTTTTCTGATGGTTCAGCAGGAGCCACATCTTGGCATTGGTCATTTGGCGATGGTAGCTTTTCAACCCTTCCTAATCCTACGCATACTTATGCTGATGGTAACCCTTATACCGTTACACTTACCATCAATGGCGGCACCTGTTCTAGCACACAAGTAATCAATGATATTGTTGGTATCAATACGCCAAATGATGCCACAATCCCCATGATAACATTAAGCCCAAATCCTAGTAAAAATTGGGCAAATATCTTATTAAACAAAGCAAGTGCTCATGATTTAACGGTGCAAGTGTCGGGGATAGATGGTCGTGTTCTGCAAACGGCTACTTTAGAAAGAGGCACGACTCAGTTTACACTAAATCTAGAACAATTGCCTAGTGCTATGTATATTGTTAGAATCCAAGGATTAAACTTTACTGAAATTCGGAAATTAGTAGTTGAATAG
- a CDS encoding S24 family peptidase, whose product MNSVVTQRFINCHNKLKKDQRIRSSRQFALSLDYLPQSLSEILKNRRDVTIELLRKAIEHYKINPVYLFTGEGPMFMKEEAHKDFRVLTIVTDPQNDERIVHVPMPAQAGYASDLSDPTFVQNLPSFSLPDYKYKVGTHRSFDVAGDSMEPTLYEGDKVICSYLEPTLWETSVKKNYVYVIVTQGDVLVKRTHNNIKTDKSLTLFSDNPYYEPFDVKLSEIKEIWYVRAKLSPFLPSPQNVKNILRDEVSDLKDSMMQQSTIIENLYKTIEELANLKKK is encoded by the coding sequence ATGAATAGTGTTGTAACTCAGCGTTTTATTAATTGCCACAATAAGTTAAAAAAAGATCAGCGTATTCGTTCTAGTCGACAATTTGCGCTTTCATTAGATTATTTGCCTCAGAGTTTGAGTGAAATACTAAAGAATAGAAGGGATGTTACGATTGAATTGTTGCGAAAGGCAATAGAACACTATAAGATTAATCCTGTTTATTTATTTACAGGGGAAGGTCCTATGTTTATGAAGGAGGAAGCGCACAAAGATTTTCGGGTATTAACGATTGTTACAGATCCTCAAAATGATGAGCGTATTGTTCATGTTCCAATGCCTGCTCAGGCGGGGTATGCTTCTGACCTAAGTGACCCAACATTTGTACAAAATTTGCCTTCTTTTTCGTTACCTGATTATAAATATAAGGTGGGAACGCATCGTTCTTTTGATGTTGCAGGGGACAGTATGGAACCAACACTTTATGAGGGAGACAAGGTGATTTGTAGTTATTTGGAGCCAACACTTTGGGAAACCTCCGTTAAGAAAAACTATGTTTATGTGATTGTGACCCAAGGAGATGTCTTAGTAAAAAGAACACACAATAATATCAAGACGGACAAATCGTTAACGTTGTTTTCCGATAACCCTTATTATGAGCCTTTTGATGTAAAACTCAGTGAAATAAAAGAAATTTGGTACGTTCGTGCTAAACTTAGTCCTTTTTTACCTTCTCCTCAAAATGTAAAAAATATACTTCGGGATGAGGTGAGTGACTTAAAAGATAGTATGATGCAACAATCTACGATTATTGAAAATCTTTATAAAACCATAGAAGAACTAGCGAATCTAAAAAAGAAATAG
- a CDS encoding bifunctional heptose 7-phosphate kinase/heptose 1-phosphate adenyltransferase: MKEISLETCFDDLNVLIIGDVILDHYLIGKVDRISPEAPVPVVLHEEEDYRLGGAANVALNIKAMGATPYLVSLVGDDLYGKQFVDLLTELSLKTAYLVKEQGRTTTCKTRILARNQHLLRYDHETTKPISAAIQQKIMDQIHLILQDEKIDVIVFQDYNKGLLTNELIRQVLDLAKKHQIKTLADPKKTNFLAYSGVDWFKPNLREINEGLNFSISEKAPQLAQLSEAASMLQKHLRNDYTLITLGAKGMYYAGREDSGLVATQERQVADVCGAGDTVISIVALGVAAALDVKKVLTLANIAGGQVCEKVGVVPIDKQALLDEYFNT, encoded by the coding sequence GTGAAAGAAATATCCTTAGAAACTTGTTTTGATGATTTAAACGTATTAATTATTGGAGATGTTATTTTGGATCATTACCTAATAGGAAAAGTCGATAGAATATCACCTGAAGCACCTGTTCCTGTCGTTTTGCACGAAGAAGAAGATTATCGTTTAGGAGGGGCAGCGAATGTAGCGCTTAATATAAAAGCAATGGGGGCTACCCCTTATTTAGTTTCTTTGGTTGGGGATGATTTATATGGTAAACAGTTTGTAGACTTGCTTACAGAGTTGTCGCTCAAAACAGCTTATTTGGTCAAAGAGCAAGGACGAACGACCACTTGTAAAACTCGAATCTTGGCACGAAACCAACACCTGTTGCGTTATGACCACGAAACAACAAAGCCAATCAGTGCCGCAATCCAACAAAAAATTATGGATCAAATTCATCTTATTCTACAAGATGAAAAGATAGATGTTATTGTATTCCAAGATTATAATAAAGGTTTATTGACCAATGAACTCATTCGACAGGTTTTGGATTTAGCAAAGAAACATCAAATAAAAACATTAGCAGATCCCAAAAAAACTAATTTTTTAGCTTATTCTGGTGTTGACTGGTTTAAGCCTAATTTGAGAGAAATTAATGAAGGACTAAATTTTTCTATCTCAGAAAAAGCTCCTCAACTTGCTCAATTGTCAGAAGCTGCATCAATGCTTCAAAAACACCTAAGAAATGACTACACCTTAATTACTTTAGGAGCAAAAGGAATGTATTATGCAGGCAGAGAGGATTCTGGGTTAGTGGCAACGCAGGAGCGTCAGGTAGCAGATGTATGCGGAGCAGGAGATACTGTTATTAGTATTGTTGCTTTGGGGGTGGCCGCAGCGCTAGATGTTAAAAAAGTATTAACGTTAGCGAATATAGCAGGAGGGCAGGTTTGTGAAAAAGTAGGGGTTGTCCCCATTGATAAACAAGCCTTACTTGACGAATATTTTAATACTTGA
- a CDS encoding T9SS type A sorting domain-containing protein, which translates to MRLSALVIACFFAVGTTNAQTKVWGVGSGTGVAEAEFQNNFVQAGTFAAGDNATAWTALSINQSTGAVTPGAAYWTRNLTGYSQGAYWSGTTPVASPSQANGVAIFDSDFLDNGGVAGAFGTGTAPTDHRGELISPRIDLSGYMDSALVIQFYALYRDFQIGELSVAVSVDDGQTWAATEDFRSAIPDLTQGNARVLFAGVTAGVANLSQCRIKFVFDGNYYFALVDDVTIEVAPTYDISMGGPEPGVNTLTGSGDNAKIGGNRYNALDNIVHANDLREWFWGGKVTNFGAVDIVPQDSAAMYVSIDFTDAVTGATTAGVYLDTVYMDSTIKAGDAAGVTELNYLKDIAFINTHGAGDYTVTYWASHKNADGNNNNDTTRHVFTITDGGGALGNYMSKVRVDATDGGVRATSGTFPGGGPFSAWEFGSVFFFPRGASDTVSIDSVSFRYRLTNGFSGAATQTLFCNIYQMDASASYRLNDAALLTQVGVAPVTLSGLGSTVAAGDYGLTTISGFVDASSGGAMAPLVDNGFYYVSILTSPSLTGGSATFDSDDVPWYGSEDGSNYYMNAAMTRVDSVINPSPLSVTDNAGTATWYWTGFSSGSIPSLGLFLGVKPVNPVSVSTVWETEGANLSVYPNPAREVLNIHFTLEEADDVMYIVTDVAGRVINVTESGNVTNDTYVLDVSNLPAGVYMVTAKTSKGTSSTERFIVK; encoded by the coding sequence ATGCGTTTGTCTGCATTAGTAATTGCCTGCTTTTTTGCAGTAGGAACTACTAACGCGCAGACTAAAGTTTGGGGAGTTGGCTCAGGTACAGGTGTAGCTGAAGCTGAGTTCCAAAACAACTTTGTACAGGCAGGTACTTTTGCTGCTGGTGACAATGCAACTGCTTGGACAGCTCTTTCTATTAACCAAAGTACTGGTGCCGTTACTCCTGGTGCTGCATATTGGACTAGAAACTTAACTGGATATTCTCAAGGAGCTTATTGGAGTGGAACTACTCCTGTAGCGTCTCCATCTCAAGCTAATGGTGTCGCTATTTTTGATTCTGACTTTTTGGATAATGGTGGTGTAGCTGGTGCATTTGGTACTGGTACTGCTCCTACTGACCATAGAGGAGAGTTGATTTCACCTAGAATTGACCTTTCTGGTTATATGGACTCTGCTTTGGTAATTCAATTCTACGCACTTTACAGAGATTTCCAAATTGGAGAACTATCTGTTGCTGTTTCTGTAGATGACGGACAAACTTGGGCTGCAACTGAAGATTTCAGATCTGCAATTCCTGATTTGACTCAAGGTAATGCTCGTGTTTTGTTTGCTGGTGTTACTGCTGGTGTAGCTAACTTATCTCAGTGTCGTATCAAATTTGTTTTTGACGGAAATTATTACTTTGCATTGGTAGATGACGTTACTATTGAAGTAGCTCCTACTTATGATATTTCTATGGGTGGACCAGAGCCAGGTGTTAATACATTGACTGGTAGTGGTGACAATGCAAAAATTGGTGGTAACCGATACAATGCATTAGACAATATCGTTCATGCTAATGATTTGAGAGAATGGTTCTGGGGTGGTAAAGTAACCAACTTTGGTGCTGTTGATATTGTTCCTCAAGATTCTGCTGCTATGTACGTTAGTATTGACTTTACAGATGCTGTAACAGGTGCTACTACTGCTGGTGTTTATTTGGATACTGTATACATGGATAGTACAATCAAAGCTGGTGATGCAGCTGGTGTAACAGAACTAAACTACTTAAAAGACATTGCGTTTATCAATACGCATGGTGCTGGTGATTATACTGTAACTTATTGGGCTTCTCACAAGAATGCAGATGGCAATAATAATAACGATACTACAAGACACGTCTTTACTATCACAGATGGTGGTGGAGCATTGGGTAACTACATGTCTAAAGTTAGAGTAGATGCTACAGATGGTGGTGTTAGAGCTACTTCTGGTACTTTCCCTGGTGGTGGACCTTTCTCTGCTTGGGAGTTTGGATCTGTTTTCTTCTTCCCTAGAGGTGCTAGTGACACAGTTTCAATTGATTCTGTTTCTTTCCGTTACCGTTTGACCAATGGTTTCTCTGGTGCTGCTACTCAAACTTTGTTCTGTAACATTTATCAAATGGATGCATCTGCTAGTTACCGTTTGAATGATGCTGCTTTGTTGACTCAAGTTGGTGTAGCTCCTGTAACTTTGAGTGGTTTAGGTTCTACTGTAGCTGCTGGTGATTATGGTTTAACTACTATCTCTGGTTTTGTAGATGCTAGTTCTGGTGGTGCTATGGCTCCATTGGTTGATAATGGATTCTACTATGTTTCTATTTTGACTAGTCCTTCTTTGACTGGAGGTTCTGCTACATTTGATTCTGATGATGTGCCATGGTATGGTAGCGAAGATGGTAGCAACTACTATATGAATGCTGCTATGACAAGAGTTGATTCTGTAATCAACCCATCTCCTCTAAGTGTTACGGACAATGCTGGTACTGCTACTTGGTACTGGACTGGGTTCTCTAGCGGTAGTATTCCTTCTTTAGGTTTATTCTTAGGTGTTAAACCTGTAAACCCTGTATCTGTTTCTACTGTATGGGAAACTGAAGGTGCTAACTTAAGCGTTTATCCTAATCCAGCTCGTGAAGTATTGAACATTCACTTTACTTTGGAAGAAGCTGATGATGTTATGTATATCGTAACAGATGTAGCTGGTCGTGTAATTAATGTAACTGAAAGCGGTAATGTAACAAACGATACTTATGTTCTAGATGTATCTAACTTGCCTGCTGGTGTTTATATGGTTACTGCTAAAACTAGCAAAGGAACAAGTTCTACTGAGCGTTTCATCGTTAAGTAA
- a CDS encoding MBOAT family O-acyltransferase, translating to MVFSSTIFIFLFLPIVLCLHSVLKDQYRNLFLLFASLFFYAWGEQILVLLMIGSVCLNYIVGNLIEFYQRQGREKVAKWVLGSGVAINLLILGYYKYIHFLVEILTDLGFTINADLSGITLPIGISFFTFQGISYLIDVHRKTVESQKSLINLGMYISLFPQLIAGPIVRYADITKEIESRKITTDLFKEGISRFIIGLSKKIFIANNVGLIADLVFAIPANDLPTSLTWIGILCYTLQIYYDFSGYSDMAIGLGKMFGFNFKENFEHPYCSKSVREFWRRWHISLSSWFRDYLYIPLGGNRKGNYRTYINLILVFFATGLWHGASWNFIVWGFFHGFFLIAEKITPFQLPAKLQFLKRVYLLFVVMIGWVFFRAENLTYALDYMAKMFSFVGGEMSDNSPFESLDVWKYIAIGLGILFSIPLRQFIEEKIKTFTGNSAWFVLFKELLYLLVFVCAIIELAQATYNPFIYFRF from the coding sequence ATGGTATTTAGTTCAACAATATTTATCTTTTTATTTTTACCAATTGTTTTATGTTTACATTCTGTATTAAAAGACCAATATCGGAATTTATTTCTTCTGTTTGCTAGCCTTTTTTTTTATGCTTGGGGAGAACAGATTTTAGTGTTGTTAATGATTGGCTCCGTTTGCCTTAATTATATCGTAGGAAATTTAATAGAGTTCTATCAGAGACAAGGACGAGAGAAGGTAGCTAAGTGGGTTCTTGGATCAGGAGTTGCAATCAACCTTTTAATATTAGGCTATTATAAGTATATCCATTTTTTAGTCGAAATTTTGACCGATCTTGGATTTACTATTAACGCAGATCTTTCTGGTATCACGCTTCCAATTGGTATTTCGTTTTTTACTTTTCAGGGGATTTCATACCTCATTGATGTCCATAGAAAAACCGTAGAAAGTCAAAAAAGTTTGATCAATTTAGGGATGTATATTTCATTGTTTCCACAGCTTATTGCGGGGCCAATTGTTCGGTATGCAGATATTACCAAAGAAATTGAAAGTCGAAAAATAACAACCGATTTATTTAAAGAAGGAATTTCTAGATTTATTATAGGACTTTCTAAAAAGATATTTATTGCCAATAATGTTGGGTTAATTGCAGATTTAGTGTTTGCTATTCCTGCTAATGATTTACCAACCTCTTTGACTTGGATTGGTATTTTGTGTTATACCTTGCAGATTTACTATGATTTTTCAGGTTATTCGGATATGGCAATAGGGTTGGGTAAAATGTTTGGGTTTAATTTTAAGGAAAATTTTGAACACCCTTACTGCTCAAAGTCTGTTCGGGAATTTTGGCGAAGGTGGCATATCTCATTGTCATCTTGGTTTCGAGATTATTTATATATCCCTCTAGGAGGAAATAGAAAGGGGAATTATCGCACCTATATCAATTTGATACTTGTATTTTTTGCCACAGGACTTTGGCATGGAGCAAGCTGGAATTTTATTGTTTGGGGCTTCTTTCATGGTTTCTTTTTAATTGCAGAGAAAATAACCCCATTTCAATTACCTGCTAAACTTCAATTTTTGAAGCGAGTCTACCTGCTTTTTGTTGTGATGATAGGTTGGGTATTTTTCCGTGCAGAAAACCTAACTTACGCCTTAGATTACATGGCAAAGATGTTTTCGTTTGTCGGAGGAGAAATGAGCGACAATAGCCCTTTTGAGAGTTTGGATGTATGGAAGTATATCGCTATTGGACTAGGGATTTTATTTTCTATTCCTTTGCGACAATTTATAGAAGAAAAAATAAAAACCTTTACGGGCAATAGCGCTTGGTTTGTTCTTTTTAAGGAATTACTTTATCTATTGGTTTTTGTCTGTGCAATTATCGAATTGGCACAAGCAACCTATAATCCATTTATTTATTTTAGATTTTAA